The region AAATTGTGGCTGCTGGTATTCGCAACTATCTGGGCGGAGATCTGGCCTACTTTCTGGAACGGCTCCAGTCGGGCAGTTTTCCCTTCAATGATATTCGCGATCTGCTGCAACACCATCTGGAGCGGTTATCAGATCGGGAGCAGGAAGTGTTATTCTGGCTGGCAATCGTCCGGGAGCCAATCCCCTTGCCAGAGCTGGAAAGCTGTTTACTATCGACCCTTTCTCGCCAGGAGTTACCGGCCACCCTGGAGTCCTTGCACCGGCGATCGTTGCTTGAGATGACGGGGATAGGATATACCCTGCAACCAGTGATCATGGAGTATCTGGTGACGCAATTGATTGCTGAGATCGTTACAGAGCTTTTGGACTGGAGTCGCCATCTGGCTGGGAATCCTCCGATTGACTTATCCAACGCCTACCTGAATACCTATGCCCTAATGCAGGCAACAGCCAAGGACTATATTCGAGACACCCAGAGGCGCTTTCTGGTGCAGCCGGTTCTGGAACAGGTGGGGTCTACCGTTCTGTCCCAACTGGATCAACTGCTGGAGCACTTACGACAGCATTACCCCCGGCAACCTGGCTATCTGACCGGGAATCTGCTGAATCTGATCGCGCAAAGGGACCGTGGCTTGCGGGGGGTGGACTGCTCCCACCTGGTGATCCGGCAGGCTTACCTGAGAGGAGTGAATCTGCATCAGGTTAATTTCACCCAGGCTGAGTTCCAGCAAGTGGTTTTTTCGGAAACCATCAGCAATGTGCTGGGGGTTGCATTTCATCCCGATGGCCGGACTCTGGCGACTGTGGATGACCAGGGCTGGCTCTACCTGTGGGATATTCTGGCCGATCGCCAGATGGCATCGACAAAAGCCCACCTGGAGTGGATTTTTGCCCTCGCATTCAGTCCAGATGGCTGCAGGCTGGCAACGGCTGGATTGGACTGGGTCGTGAAGCTCTGGCAATGGGATGGGCAGCACCTGGTGCTGGAACGGCAACTGGAAGGGCATACGATCGGGGTCGCTACCGTGGTCTTCAGTCCCGATGGCAGGTTGCTGGCCAGTGCCAGTGCCGATAAAACCGTGAAACTCTGGGAGGTGCCAACGGGAACCTGTCGCCATACTTTGCAGGGTCATCGAGATATTGTCCGAACGGTGGCATTTTCCCCCGATGGCCAGACCCTGGCCAGTGGCAGTTGGGACCAGACCGTTCGCCTGTGGGACGTGGAAACGGGAGCCTGTTCCCGGATTCTGGAAGGCCATACCGGACAGGTTGAGTCCCTCTCCTTGATGGCTCTAGCATCCTGCCCCCCTGTGCTCATCAGTGGCAGCTACGATCGCACAGTGAAATTGTGGGATCTGCAGACGGGGGCTTGCCTGCAGACCTTAACAGGTCACCGAGATCGGGTCTGTATCGTCACCTGGGGGACGATCGCCGCCCCATCCAGAGATGAAGCTCCCCAGATCCTGATTGCCAGTGCCGGAGATGATGGCACCATCCGCCTCTGGGATGGCCGATCGGGGGAGAGCGTAAAAACCCTGTTCGCCGGGGAAGACCGAATCTGGACCCTGGCCTTCAGTCCCCAGGGCAATTTCCTGGCGAGTGGGGGGCAGAACAGCCTGCTGAAGTTGTGGGAAGTGCAGACGGGACAATGCTGGAAAACCGTCCAGGGGGCAGAAAATCAAACCATGCCCTTTGGCTTCAGCCCCAATGATCAGATCGTCTACACCTACAGCTATCGGGAGCAGCATCTGCGGCACTGGGACTGGAGAACAGGGACCTGTTTGAAAGTTCTGCCCCTGCAGATTCGGGCAGCGATGGATGTGCGCCTGCGACCGGATGGACAGGCAGTGGTGGTGGGTGGTTTTGATCACATTGTGAAATTGTTTGAGATTGAAAGTGGCACCTGTCTCCAAAACTTGATCGGCCATCAGGGCTGGGTCAGGGCTCTGGCGTTCAGTGCCGACAGTCGCTGGTTGGTCAGTGGGAGTGGAGACGGTACAGCCCGTCTCTGGGACTTGGAATCTGGCACTGAATTGCACTGCTTTGCTGGTCATGCCAGTCCAGTGCAATGTGTCGCGCTGAACCCTGCTGCGACCCTGTTAGCAACCGGGAGTTGGGACCATACCATTAAGCTCTGGGAGGTGCAGACGGGGCACCTGCTGAGAACTCTGGAAAAACAGCATCCGCATCGAATTGAAGATATTGTATTCAGCCTGGATGGCACCCAGTTATACTCCTGTAGTTTGGATGGCACCATTCGAGTTTGGCAGGTGGAAACTGGGGCCTGTAGCTTGGTTTGGCAACAACCCGGAGCCGGGGTTGTTTGCCTGAATCTGAGTCCAGACGGAAACCTGCTAGCCTGTGCCAGCTATCGGGGAGGGGTTACGATTCGACAATTGCCCCAGGGAACGGTTCTGAATGTCCTGGAGGGAAACCTGATGTATGGCATCAGTGCCTTT is a window of Leptolyngbya sp. 'hensonii' DNA encoding:
- a CDS encoding NB-ARC domain-containing protein, which produces MADSLRASEQGLEIIDKARRLKGWTRFNSAAWWQKAYSSRSTLQRFWKQENITRDKFIAICEAVGIRAWEKIAEPQRIDLSTLSPDLQQDLIQHLPKGMSIQNVTAGTVNQSGTADPPVNPFRGWEKAPDLDRFFGRDVELQQLRAWIQEGCKLIAILGMGGIGKTSLVVALADELQNDFDCFLWYNLTGAPSLQTFLTDITPFLVEQPPVSPFNYASGNATNLLNYLQKYRCLLVLDNAESILDRGEHTVAGHYRSGYEDYEGLFRQIGEGRHQSCLLITSREQPQGLTRITGHKVRCMSLRGLPPAMGYRILQDLATPPPQIEAWHAIVNHYGGNPLALKIVAAGIRNYLGGDLAYFLERLQSGSFPFNDIRDLLQHHLERLSDREQEVLFWLAIVREPIPLPELESCLLSTLSRQELPATLESLHRRSLLEMTGIGYTLQPVIMEYLVTQLIAEIVTELLDWSRHLAGNPPIDLSNAYLNTYALMQATAKDYIRDTQRRFLVQPVLEQVGSTVLSQLDQLLEHLRQHYPRQPGYLTGNLLNLIAQRDRGLRGVDCSHLVIRQAYLRGVNLHQVNFTQAEFQQVVFSETISNVLGVAFHPDGRTLATVDDQGWLYLWDILADRQMASTKAHLEWIFALAFSPDGCRLATAGLDWVVKLWQWDGQHLVLERQLEGHTIGVATVVFSPDGRLLASASADKTVKLWEVPTGTCRHTLQGHRDIVRTVAFSPDGQTLASGSWDQTVRLWDVETGACSRILEGHTGQVESLSLMALASCPPVLISGSYDRTVKLWDLQTGACLQTLTGHRDRVCIVTWGTIAAPSRDEAPQILIASAGDDGTIRLWDGRSGESVKTLFAGEDRIWTLAFSPQGNFLASGGQNSLLKLWEVQTGQCWKTVQGAENQTMPFGFSPNDQIVYTYSYREQHLRHWDWRTGTCLKVLPLQIRAAMDVRLRPDGQAVVVGGFDHIVKLFEIESGTCLQNLIGHQGWVRALAFSADSRWLVSGSGDGTARLWDLESGTELHCFAGHASPVQCVALNPAATLLATGSWDHTIKLWEVQTGHLLRTLEKQHPHRIEDIVFSLDGTQLYSCSLDGTIRVWQVETGACSLVWQQPGAGVVCLNLSPDGNLLACASYRGGVTIRQLPQGTVLNVLEGNLMYGISAFTADGQTIAIRGIQGDCQLYHVFTGELLQTLQMPRPYEAMNITGALGLTQAQRQTLQALGAIEA